In Thermospira aquatica, the following proteins share a genomic window:
- a CDS encoding flagellin N-terminal helical domain-containing protein encodes MIINHNISSIFSQRSLRLDNLAADKNIEKLSSGMRINRAGDDASGLAVSEKMRAQINGIRRAEKNVQDAISFIQTTEGYLEETTQILQRIRELAVQAANGIYSIEDRMQIQVEVSQMVAEVDRIASHAQFNGLNMLTGRFAYDVVGNNPAASMWFHIGPNMDQRIRSYIGTMTAAALGIKDISTRDPLSISTPEKANMAIGIVDKALEKVNKQRADLGAYQNRLQHLSKGLLVGYENLQAAESRIRDTDMAEEMSDFVKNQILVQSATAMLAQANQKPQLVLQLLR; translated from the coding sequence ATGATTATCAATCACAACATCAGTTCTATTTTCTCACAGCGTTCTTTGCGGCTGGATAATCTTGCAGCCGACAAGAACATTGAGAAATTGTCTTCCGGTATGCGGATTAACCGCGCTGGTGACGATGCTTCGGGTCTTGCCGTATCTGAAAAGATGCGTGCTCAGATCAATGGTATCCGACGTGCTGAAAAGAACGTTCAGGATGCCATCTCTTTTATCCAGACTACCGAAGGGTATCTGGAAGAGACTACCCAGATTCTGCAGCGTATCCGTGAGCTTGCCGTTCAGGCTGCCAACGGTATTTACAGTATTGAGGATCGTATGCAGATCCAGGTAGAGGTGTCTCAGATGGTTGCTGAGGTCGATCGTATTGCCTCTCACGCTCAGTTCAATGGTCTCAATATGCTCACCGGTCGTTTTGCGTATGATGTAGTGGGGAATAATCCGGCTGCCAGTATGTGGTTCCATATTGGTCCCAATATGGACCAGAGAATCCGTAGCTACATTGGGACGATGACCGCTGCTGCACTTGGCATCAAGGATATTTCCACTCGTGATCCTCTCAGTATCTCCACACCCGAAAAAGCCAATATGGCTATTGGTATTGTGGACAAGGCACTGGAGAAGGTTAATAAGCAACGGGCTGACCTTGGCGCGTATCAGAACCGTCTCCAGCACCTCTCTAAGGGCTTGCTGGTAGGCTACGAAAACCTCCAGGCAGCAGAGTCTCGTATACGTGATACCGATATGGCGGAAGAAATGAGTGATTTTGTAAAGAACCAGATCCTTGTTCAGTCTGCTACCGCTATGTTGGCTCAAGCAAACCAGAAGCCGCAACTTGTATTGCAGCTTCTGAGATAA
- a CDS encoding flagellin N-terminal helical domain-containing protein yields the protein MIVNHNISSVFSNRQLKITDLTLNGNIEKLSSGLRINKAGDDASGLAVSEKMRAQISGLHQAMRNTEDAISFLQTTEGYLDETTMILQRMRELSVQAGNGIYSDQDRMLINVEMSQLVDEIDRIAKHAQFNGMNILTGRFAQPTGTNTSGPTDSTAGLWFHIGPNMDQRVQVFVGDMGAVALGLMTQDGQKVVSASTMDTANRAIGVIDKALERVIKQRTDLGSYQNRFEKLYKGLYVAYENTQAAESRIRDTNMAEQMSDFVKNQILAQSNVSMLAQANLKPQLVLRLLG from the coding sequence ATGATTGTTAACCATAATATAAGCTCTGTTTTCTCAAACCGCCAGCTGAAAATTACCGATCTTACGCTCAATGGCAATATTGAGAAGCTTTCGTCCGGTCTTCGGATCAACAAGGCTGGAGATGATGCTTCTGGACTGGCTGTGTCTGAAAAGATGCGTGCCCAGATCTCTGGTTTGCATCAGGCTATGCGGAATACAGAAGATGCTATTTCGTTTCTCCAGACCACAGAAGGGTATCTCGATGAAACGACAATGATTCTTCAACGCATGAGGGAGCTCTCAGTTCAGGCTGGAAACGGTATCTACAGTGACCAGGATCGTATGCTTATCAACGTAGAAATGTCTCAGCTCGTTGATGAGATCGATCGTATCGCAAAGCATGCCCAGTTTAATGGTATGAACATTCTCACCGGGCGCTTTGCTCAGCCAACAGGTACCAATACTTCTGGTCCGACAGACAGTACAGCTGGTCTGTGGTTTCACATTGGACCAAATATGGATCAGCGGGTACAGGTGTTTGTTGGAGATATGGGAGCTGTAGCTCTGGGTCTCATGACCCAGGATGGGCAGAAGGTGGTAAGTGCCAGTACCATGGATACGGCCAATAGAGCGATCGGTGTGATTGATAAAGCCCTGGAGAGGGTTATCAAACAAAGGACAGATCTCGGGTCGTATCAGAACCGGTTTGAGAAGCTTTATAAAGGTCTCTATGTGGCATACGAGAATACTCAGGCAGCAGAGTCTCGTATTCGCGACACCAATATGGCTGAGCAGATGAGTGATTTTGTGAAGAACCAGATTCTTGCACAGTCCAATGTATCAATGTTGGCTCAGGCAAATTTAAAGCCTCAGCTGGTGCTGAGGCTCTTGGGTTAG
- a CDS encoding ComEC/Rec2 family competence protein produces MAAAGLVLTTALLSGLWGNLFTQTLLVVLYGGLCFIYRRFWLIVLLLVGLLWGNWKHSWEKPIPQKGYVEMEITITSHPTLTPDGTYRYQAGKIFFTWGEVFHLGDRVFCRGHIRPYGTQALFLPREIVVKKRSFLLGWLSELSLLWQTSIVQNVPERHIQALLFALVLGNRTYLDYTTKREFQISGLFHLLAISGLHLALITGVLNICFALFLPKKYALMISCLLATFYTMLLGFPASLLRACLFLWGYALLWEVRPQILWLNYVALSAAVCCLLLPPSWLGIGFSLSFLAVMGIILLARPFAILFQKFTPFDTILGTTFAANLATFPLISWSIGEISVISPLANLFILPLFPFLLAGCFVSALWALFSPIPFILLSFLDHIWHAIAFVIHGLSFAEVLSFRLSSSITALFYGLMGFYLLWKLLSVPLSKKKKARKILFSPKNSPQKS; encoded by the coding sequence ATGGCGGCAGCCGGGCTTGTCCTGACAACCGCCCTTCTTTCTGGTCTCTGGGGAAATCTTTTTACACAGACGTTGTTGGTTGTTTTGTATGGGGGACTTTGTTTCATCTATCGCCGATTCTGGCTAATAGTCCTGCTTCTCGTGGGACTTTTATGGGGAAACTGGAAACATTCCTGGGAAAAGCCAATTCCTCAAAAGGGTTATGTGGAGATGGAGATCACCATCACCTCCCATCCCACGCTTACTCCTGATGGCACCTATCGCTACCAGGCAGGGAAAATCTTTTTTACCTGGGGAGAGGTTTTTCACCTTGGTGATCGAGTATTCTGTCGGGGACACATCCGTCCTTATGGCACACAAGCTCTTTTTCTTCCCCGCGAAATAGTGGTAAAAAAGCGTTCTTTTCTTTTAGGGTGGCTCAGTGAGCTTTCTCTCCTCTGGCAAACAAGCATTGTGCAAAACGTGCCAGAAAGACACATCCAGGCTCTTCTTTTTGCTCTTGTCCTTGGAAACCGAACCTATCTGGACTACACCACCAAACGTGAATTTCAGATAAGTGGTCTTTTTCACCTCCTTGCTATTTCAGGACTCCATCTTGCCCTCATAACAGGGGTTCTCAATATATGTTTTGCTCTTTTTTTACCTAAAAAATATGCTCTTATGATTTCCTGTTTACTTGCAACTTTTTATACCATGCTTCTTGGATTTCCAGCTTCTCTTCTAAGAGCCTGCCTTTTTCTGTGGGGATACGCACTTCTTTGGGAAGTCAGACCACAGATTTTGTGGCTAAACTATGTTGCTCTCTCGGCAGCAGTGTGTTGTCTTTTGCTCCCTCCCAGCTGGTTGGGAATAGGTTTTTCTTTAAGTTTTCTTGCGGTGATGGGTATTATTCTCCTCGCTAGACCTTTTGCCATCCTTTTTCAAAAATTTACCCCTTTTGATACGATTTTAGGCACTACTTTTGCCGCTAATCTTGCCACTTTCCCCCTCATAAGTTGGAGTATTGGAGAAATCAGTGTGATTTCACCCCTTGCCAATCTCTTTATTCTTCCCCTTTTTCCTTTTCTTCTCGCGGGATGTTTCGTATCCGCCCTGTGGGCTTTGTTTTCTCCTATCCCGTTCATCCTTTTATCATTTCTAGACCATATCTGGCATGCAATAGCATTTGTCATTCATGGTCTTTCCTTTGCAGAGGTACTTTCTTTTCGCCTTTCTTCCTCAATAACGGCTTTGTTCTATGGTTTGATGGGATTTTACCTCCTCTGGAAGCTTCTCTCCGTCCCATTATCAAAAAAGAAAAAGGCGAGAAAAATACTTTTCTCGCCAAAAAATTCTCCACAAAAAAGCTAA
- a CDS encoding heme NO-binding domain-containing protein, producing the protein MKILFLKALKSWILSRFGEKSWINVANAAGIGIKEFNNQDYHITNDRLQRFLSIIHEILDISEIEFKNSFVTYWLTDFSPLLYQTLMQKCTSSRELLITIIKTNNTLCEVLPNPFISRIDIRETSSSSLSLVYPNEKALVDIIAVLRSAAKTYNDSFSIKKINQNSSEIKF; encoded by the coding sequence ATGAAAATCCTTTTTCTTAAAGCGCTTAAATCATGGATCCTTTCTCGTTTTGGAGAAAAATCCTGGATAAACGTTGCCAATGCTGCAGGCATCGGTATTAAAGAATTCAACAACCAGGATTATCATATAACGAATGACCGTCTTCAACGATTTCTTTCCATCATTCATGAAATCCTGGACATAAGTGAAATTGAGTTTAAAAATAGTTTCGTAACCTACTGGCTCACGGATTTCTCTCCTCTTCTCTACCAGACACTCATGCAAAAGTGCACAAGCTCCAGAGAACTCCTCATCACCATCATCAAAACCAACAACACGCTCTGTGAAGTCCTCCCCAATCCCTTCATCTCAAGAATAGACATACGGGAAACCTCCTCGTCTTCACTCTCTCTCGTCTATCCAAACGAAAAAGCTCTCGTCGACATTATCGCTGTTCTGCGAAGCGCTGCTAAGACATACAACGATAGTTTTAGTATCAAAAAAATTAATCAAAACAGCAGCGAGATTAAATTCTAG